CCGCGCGCAAGCGGCGCCGCACCTTGGCGTCCACGTTGGAGAGCGGTTCGTCGAAGAGGATGAGCGAGGGCGAGGCGATCAGCGCGCGCGCCAGCGCCACGCGCTGCTGTTGCCCGCCGCTGAGCTCGCTGGGGTACCGGTGTCCCAGGCCCGCCACGCCGAGCTTGTCGAGCATGGCGTTCACTGGCGCCTCGAAGGTTTTCGCGCGCCCGCGTGCCGAGCTCAACGGGTAGGCCACGTTCTGCGCCACCGTCATGTGCGGCCACAGCGCATACGACTGGAACATCATGCCGATGCGCCGGTCTTCGGGTGGCACGAACACGCCGCTGTCGGCATCGAACACGGTGCGTTCGCCCAGGCGTATCGAGCCCGCGTCGGGCTTGTCCAGGCCTGCCACGCTGCGCAGCAAGGTGGTCTTGCCGCAGCCGCTGGGGCCGAGCAACACCACCAGCTCGCCGGCCTTCACCGTGAGGCTCACGCCGTCCACCGCGGTCACCACGCTGGGCTGTCCGCCGGAGCCGCGTCCGCGGTAGCGGCGCACCAGATCTTTC
The sequence above is a segment of the Hydrogenophaga sp. BPS33 genome. Coding sequences within it:
- a CDS encoding ABC transporter ATP-binding protein, which gives rise to MSNTPVVEVKDLVRRYRGRGSGGQPSVVTAVDGVSLTVKAGELVVLLGPSGCGKTTLLRSVAGLDKPDAGSIRLGERTVFDADSGVFVPPEDRRIGMMFQSYALWPHMTVAQNVAYPLSSARGRAKTFEAPVNAMLDKLGVAGLGHRYPSELSGGQQQRVALARALIASPSLILFDEPLSNVDAKVRRRLRAELRELKSRTQFAGIYVTHDQEEAMELADTLVVMDAGKIRQSAAPRDVYAQPASLYVAEFVGEMNRWPAVVEAGGAVSTPVGRFALPGVANAGDGGWLGIRPENVVLTSAPDAPLSATLRDVIHLGARVECRLRVHDNEMVAWIGADAAQDLPLSPGNTIGLVLPQEHMRWLPN